In one Rhodococcus sp. KBS0724 genomic region, the following are encoded:
- a CDS encoding McrB family protein: protein MSEYTTKGRAGLDDLEAVGRRLIVDGYLRGDSVLTPGDPVWSLANFVELKEIYIDRPDQSPDKSFFEKLAVQFTGASDGAIQLFAELLLTNVLPLSNYLGKTKISHVRQVLEMMEHPIAVPVDVVSATAVGAFNGGTAFGVRRWSQLWLLIYFGLHLHSLSEEEREILAKDPLAFRDALTAVPAPNEPVQRAAVRYLAFPKFFRPIVSSRHRRLIRDTFASYLTRSVSDDVDVDLDEINRAFEAEQNGPIDFYQEPWMSMWKPVKTPKKTAAAADDVDGIDVIDEVDDELLVPATEFSLVDPDQELADSLHVDLDWLARCVDLLRDRPQLIFYGPPGTGKTYIAKTLARHLAGPDNVTIVQFHPAYSYEDFFEGFRPTPHGNGQIGFELKPGPMRRLTERARKHPDQLFVLVVDEINRGNLAKIFGELYFLLEYRDEAIDLMYSSDDAEPFTLPRNVLIIGTMNTADRSIALVDTAMRRRFGFVPLHPAQEPTKSILRRWLTARKYPQRVADLHRALNAAIDDPDFQIGPSYFMRPAVHSEGGLAQVWDTAIIPLLEEFHFGDRTVDLDTRYGLAALEKSLTAGE, encoded by the coding sequence ATGAGCGAGTACACGACTAAAGGTCGCGCTGGGCTGGATGACCTCGAAGCGGTGGGACGTCGACTGATCGTCGACGGATACTTACGGGGTGATTCGGTGCTGACTCCCGGCGATCCGGTGTGGTCGCTCGCAAACTTCGTTGAACTGAAAGAAATTTACATCGACCGTCCTGACCAAAGTCCGGACAAGAGCTTTTTCGAGAAACTCGCGGTCCAGTTCACCGGGGCCAGTGACGGTGCGATCCAACTGTTCGCAGAGCTGCTTTTGACGAATGTCCTTCCGCTGTCGAACTACCTGGGGAAAACCAAGATCTCCCATGTTCGGCAGGTCTTGGAAATGATGGAGCATCCGATCGCCGTCCCCGTCGACGTCGTATCAGCAACTGCGGTAGGCGCTTTCAACGGTGGGACAGCGTTCGGTGTCCGGCGGTGGTCGCAGCTGTGGCTCCTGATCTACTTCGGACTGCACCTGCATTCGTTGAGCGAAGAGGAACGGGAGATCCTCGCGAAGGACCCGTTGGCGTTCCGAGATGCACTGACGGCCGTGCCGGCCCCGAACGAACCGGTTCAGCGTGCGGCCGTGCGGTACCTCGCGTTCCCGAAGTTCTTCCGCCCGATCGTCAGCTCACGACACCGCCGTCTGATCCGGGACACCTTCGCGTCATACCTCACGCGCTCGGTGTCCGACGATGTCGATGTCGATCTCGACGAGATCAACCGGGCGTTCGAAGCCGAGCAGAACGGCCCAATCGACTTCTACCAGGAGCCGTGGATGTCGATGTGGAAGCCGGTCAAGACGCCGAAGAAAACCGCTGCCGCCGCCGACGATGTCGACGGCATAGACGTCATCGACGAGGTCGATGACGAGTTGCTTGTTCCGGCAACCGAATTCTCTCTCGTGGATCCGGACCAGGAGTTGGCGGACTCGCTGCACGTGGATCTCGACTGGCTCGCCCGGTGCGTCGATCTGCTGCGTGATCGCCCGCAACTGATCTTCTACGGCCCACCCGGAACCGGGAAAACTTACATCGCGAAGACGTTGGCTCGCCACCTCGCCGGACCGGACAACGTCACCATCGTCCAGTTCCACCCGGCCTACAGCTACGAGGACTTCTTCGAAGGGTTCCGTCCCACCCCACACGGCAACGGCCAGATCGGTTTCGAGCTCAAACCGGGCCCCATGCGCCGCCTGACTGAGCGTGCCCGCAAGCACCCGGATCAGTTGTTCGTGCTGGTCGTCGACGAAATCAACCGCGGCAACCTCGCCAAGATCTTCGGCGAGTTGTACTTCCTGCTCGAATACCGCGACGAGGCAATCGATCTGATGTATTCCTCGGACGACGCCGAACCGTTCACCCTGCCCCGGAATGTGCTCATCATCGGCACGATGAACACGGCCGACCGCTCGATCGCCCTCGTGGACACCGCCATGCGCCGGCGCTTCGGATTCGTCCCATTGCACCCAGCACAGGAACCGACGAAATCGATCCTGCGACGCTGGCTCACCGCCCGCAAGTACCCGCAGCGCGTCGCAGACCTGCACCGAGCACTGAACGCTGCAATCGACGATCCGGACTTCCAGATCGGACCCTCGTATTTCATGCGCCCAGCGGTCCACAGCGAAGGGGGACTGGCGCAGGTGTGGGACACCGCGATCATTCCATTGCTCGAGGAGTTCCACTTCGGGGACCGCACCGTCGACCTCGACACTCGGTACGGTCTCGCTGCTCTGGAGAAGAGCCTGACCGCCGGTGAGTGA
- a CDS encoding McrC family protein, with translation MTPDSAAAFSATGLVTVTPTTTPGVFALTTTRKIGAITVGALTVRVEPKTPISRVIWMMGYVRDPAWWSQHTALADTDTDLVSALAEAFAVAAEHATARGLISGYREVEDSGPVLRGRLRAGDQITRRFGLALPIEIRYDEYDEDVGENQLLLAATLTLLNSAVVPPRLQTRLARLRRTLADVTPPTPGAEPSPARTRLNDRYHWAMQLAELITAHRSVEHRIGNVVVRGFVLDMWKVFEDFLMTTAAAAIARHGGTGMRPGSCPTRYLDHGRIVTIEPDLTWYDSDDQPVTVIDAKYKTVAAGKAGPNADMYQLTAYCTALGLREGHLIYAKGDAEVRAVDIIGADITIYRHALDLALPPVDLLTSIDELIDGIVGRLDTVTN, from the coding sequence TTGACGCCCGATAGCGCCGCCGCGTTTTCGGCCACCGGACTCGTCACGGTCACCCCCACCACCACGCCCGGTGTGTTCGCACTGACCACGACCCGAAAAATAGGGGCCATCACCGTCGGCGCCCTCACAGTGAGGGTCGAACCCAAAACACCGATCAGCCGGGTGATCTGGATGATGGGCTACGTCCGCGACCCGGCCTGGTGGTCCCAACACACCGCGCTCGCCGACACAGACACCGACCTGGTCTCCGCGCTAGCCGAAGCGTTCGCCGTCGCCGCCGAGCACGCCACCGCCCGCGGACTAATCTCCGGATACCGCGAAGTCGAAGACTCGGGCCCAGTCCTGCGCGGGCGACTCCGCGCGGGCGATCAGATCACACGACGATTCGGACTCGCACTGCCCATAGAGATCCGCTACGACGAATACGACGAAGACGTCGGAGAGAACCAGCTGCTCCTCGCAGCCACCCTCACCCTGCTCAATTCCGCAGTGGTGCCGCCGCGACTGCAGACGAGGTTGGCCAGACTTCGCCGCACCCTCGCCGACGTCACACCTCCGACACCCGGCGCCGAACCGTCCCCGGCCAGAACCAGATTGAACGATCGCTACCACTGGGCGATGCAGCTGGCGGAGCTGATCACCGCGCACCGCTCCGTCGAACACCGCATCGGGAACGTCGTCGTTCGAGGATTCGTCCTCGACATGTGGAAAGTGTTCGAGGACTTCTTGATGACCACCGCCGCTGCCGCGATCGCCCGCCACGGCGGCACCGGAATGCGCCCCGGATCCTGCCCGACGCGGTATCTCGATCACGGCCGCATCGTCACGATCGAACCTGATCTGACCTGGTACGACTCTGATGACCAGCCGGTGACGGTGATCGACGCCAAGTACAAGACGGTCGCCGCCGGCAAGGCTGGCCCGAACGCCGATATGTACCAACTAACCGCGTACTGCACCGCTCTCGGGCTGCGTGAAGGGCATCTGATCTACGCGAAAGGTGATGCCGAGGTACGTGCCGTTGACATCATCGGGGCGGACATCACCATCTACCGTCATGCTCTCGACCTCGCACTGCCGCCAGTTGATTTGCTGACCTCGATCGATGAGCTCATCGACGGGATTGTCGGGCGGCTCGACACTGTCACCAACTAA
- a CDS encoding HNH endonuclease, whose protein sequence is MGEARAWVLTSAVEGERSWHGNDGYADVLGVRYLYDNDVAYYKQASVGDLVIVRESKTVFGVSRIDTIEHAPGEKLRRRCPVCGNASAELRKRTNGYACGNRRCSARAIEPVERYEPVKKYVASYGIGWRALDGAISYADLEPHLSGASQHSIRPCDIKELEKLLGDLGVSVPPAPAGELDVKIPGGRRDSRTKARNGQNEFRKALLQKYGLHCAVTGPCPAEALQAAHLRPFAEHETHSVGEGMLLRSDIHQLFDAGLIAINPVTMTVAVAPTLTQYTDYMKLEGAKVGLNSIDVELLQQHHAEVSALW, encoded by the coding sequence ATGGGCGAAGCGCGGGCGTGGGTATTGACCTCAGCAGTCGAGGGCGAGCGGAGCTGGCACGGGAACGATGGCTACGCCGACGTACTGGGGGTCCGGTATCTGTACGACAACGACGTGGCGTACTACAAGCAAGCGTCGGTCGGCGACCTAGTCATCGTTCGGGAGTCGAAAACTGTATTCGGCGTATCCAGGATTGACACAATTGAACACGCACCGGGCGAGAAGCTCCGCCGTCGCTGCCCCGTCTGTGGAAATGCCAGCGCGGAGTTACGAAAACGAACCAACGGCTATGCCTGCGGCAATCGGCGATGCAGCGCCCGTGCAATCGAGCCTGTCGAGCGATACGAACCTGTCAAGAAGTATGTCGCGAGTTACGGAATAGGCTGGCGGGCGCTGGATGGTGCAATCTCGTATGCAGATCTCGAACCTCATCTAAGCGGCGCTTCGCAACACTCGATCCGGCCGTGTGACATCAAGGAGTTAGAGAAGCTCCTTGGCGATCTGGGTGTGTCCGTTCCGCCCGCGCCGGCCGGTGAACTCGATGTCAAAATACCTGGTGGCAGGCGCGACAGTCGAACGAAAGCCCGCAACGGTCAGAATGAATTTCGGAAGGCTCTGTTGCAGAAGTATGGATTGCACTGCGCGGTCACCGGTCCCTGCCCCGCAGAGGCTCTCCAAGCAGCACACCTACGCCCGTTCGCTGAGCACGAGACACACAGTGTCGGTGAGGGAATGCTGCTGAGGTCCGATATCCACCAGCTGTTCGACGCCGGCCTGATTGCAATCAATCCGGTAACTATGACGGTCGCAGTCGCCCCTACCCTTACCCAGTACACGGATTATATGAAGCTTGAAGGTGCAAAAGTGGGATTGAACTCGATAGACGTAGAGCTCCTCCAGCAGCACCATGCCGAAGTATCTGCTCTGTGGTGA